The Pseudomonas protegens genome contains the following window.
CATGTCCAGCGCATCGATGTCCAGGCCACGGGCGGCCACGTCGGTGGCGACCAGTACCGAAGTACTGCGGTTGGCGAACATCGCCAGTACCTGATCGCGGTCACGCTGTTCCAGATCGCCGTGCAGGCCGACGGCGGAAATGCCTTTGGAGGTCAGGTGATCGACGGTTTCCTGCACTTGCTGCTTGGTGAAGCAGAAAGCGACGCAGGAAGCCGGGCGGAAGTGGTGCAGGACTTTGGTCACTGCGCTCATGCGTTCTTCCGGGGAAATCTCGTAGAAACGCTGTTCGATCTGCGTGTCGTCGTGGAACGCTTCGGCTTTCACCGTCTGCGGATCACGCATGAACTTCGACGCCAGTTGCTTGATGCCCACCGGGTAGGTGGCGGAGAACAGCAGGGTCTGCCGGCGCGACGGGGTCTTTTCGATGATGTCTTCGATGGCGTCGTAGAAGCCCATGTCGAGCATGCGGTCGGCTTCGTCGAGGATCAGCGTGTTCAGGCCATCAAGCACCAGCGAACCCTTGCGCAGGTGTTGCTGGATACGCCCCGGGGTGCCAACGATGATGTGGGCGCCGTGTTCCAGTGAAGCGATCTGCGGGCCGAAGGACACGCCGCCGCACAGGGTCAGGACCTTGATGTTGTCTTCGGCACGGGCCAGGCGCCGGATTTCCTTGGCCACCTGGTCGGCCAGCTCGCGGGTCGGGCAGATCACCAGGGCCTGGCAGCCGAAGTAGCGCGGGTTGATCGGGTTCAGCAGGCCGATGCCGAAGGCCGCGGTCTTGCCGCTGCCGGTCTTGGCCTGGGCGATCAGGTCCATGCCCTTGAGGATCACCGGCAAGCTCTGCGCCTGGATCGGCGTCATCTGGGCATACCCGAGGGAGTCGAGGTTAGCCAGCATGGCGGGAGACAGGGGCAAAGTATTAAAAGCGGTGGCGATGGTGGTCACGGGACTGGCCTGCAAAACAAAATGTCGCGCAGTGTATCAGTCCCGCTCCCACAACCTGCAAATTCTGGACGAGCAACCGCGCAGGGAGGTGTGCGGCTCAATGCTCGATGTGCTGCTCTTCGACCTTGCGCGCCCTTCGGCCATCGGTGGGCGACAGCTGGAGGAAGATCGCCGCCGCCAGCATCGCCATGATGCCCACGGTGAGGAAGGTCAGCTGGAAGGCACCGAGCACGGTGTCCACGCCGTCATTGCCCACTTGCGCGGTAAAGCCCCCCAGCAGCGCACCGGCACAGGCCACCCCGAGGCTCAGGGACAGTTGCGCCACCACCGACAGCAGGCTGTTGCCGCTGCTGGCGGCGGCGTCGTCGAGGTCGATCAGGGTCACGGTGTTCATCGCCGTGAACTGCAGCGAGTTGATTGCCCCCAGCACCGCCAGCATGGCCAGCAGCAGCGGGTAGGGCGTCTGTTCGCTGACCAGGCCCATGCTCGCCAGCATCAGGCCCAGGGCCAGGGTGTTGCCGGTCAGCACGATGCGGTAGCCCAGGCGCTCGATCAGGGGGCGGGCAATGGACTTGGCCACCATGGCCGCGGCGGCCAGGGGCAGCATGCTCATCCCGGCCTGGGACGGCGAGTAGCCCAGGGCCACCTGCAGCAGCAGCGGCACCAGGAACGGCAGGGCGCCGCTGCCGAGGCGGGCGAACAGGTTGCCGAGGATGCCCACGGCAAAGGTCCGTACCTTGAACAGCGACGGGGCGAACAGCGGGTTGTCCACATGTCCGGCCCGCAGCCAGTAGGCCGCCAGGCAGGCCAGGCCGCCAAACAGCAGCAGCATCACCCGCAGGTGCGGCAGGTGCAGTTCACCCAGGCCTTCCATGGCAATGGTGATCAGCACCATCGCCGCGCCGAACAGCACAAAGCCCAGGCCGTCGAAGCGCGTGCGCTCGCTGCCCCGCAGGTCGGGAATGAAGCGCCATACCGCGTAGCAGCCCACGGCCCCCACCGGCAGGTTGATCAGGAAGATCCAGTGCCAGGTCAGGTACTGCACCATCCAGCCGCCCATGGTCGGGCCGATCAACGGCCCCAAAAGCCCCGGAATGGTAATGAAGCCCATGATCCGCACCAGCTCCGAGCGCGGGTAGGCCCGCAGCACCACCAGCCGCCCCACCGGCAGCATCAGTGCTCCGCCCAGGCCCTGGATCACCCGGGCGCCGATCAGTTGGCTCAGGGTGTTGGACAGGGCGCACAGCAGCGAACCGATGCTGAACAGCAAGATGGCGCCGAAGAAGATCTTCTTGGTGCCGAAGCGGTCGGCGATCCAGCCCGAGGCCGGGATCAGCAGGGCCACGGTGAGCATGTAGGCGATGATCACCCCCTGCATGCGCAGCGGGTCTTCCGCCAGGTCCTGGGCCATGGTCGGCAGTGCGGTGTTGAGGATGGTGCCGTCCAGGGACTGCATGAAGAAGGCGATGGCCACCACCCAGGGCAGCCAGCGGGCAGTGGTGGCGTCGAGCGGCGAGCGTTCGGGCATGGGACCTCAGTCAGGGCAGCGTTAAGTGGCCAGCCTCAGGCTGCAAGCTTGTGGCTTGCAGCTTGAGGCTGATTTCACAAGGTCAGGGTCAGGCGGCTGATCAGTGCTCCGGGCAAGTGCATCGAAGCCGTCTGGCGCTGGCCGTAGGTACTGGCGGAGAGCAGCAGTTCGCGCTGTTCGGTCAGGGCCTCCAGTTGCGAACCCAGCAGGCTGTAGACGCTGTCGTCGAAACGCATGGTGCTGACCGGGGCCTGGATCTCGCCGTTTTCCACCCAGAAGGTGGCGAAGCGGGTCATGCCGGTCAGTCGTGCCGCCGGCAGGTCCGAGTAGTTCAGGTACCACAGGTTGCTGATGTACAGGCCGGTGCCCAGTTGCTTGAGGATCTCCTGCCGGGGCAACTGGCCCGCCGCCATGCTCAGCGCGCTGGGGTACTCGCCATTGCCGGCGCCGTTGCTGCTCAGGCCGTATTCGGCGGCGCTGCGGGAGTTGATCAAGCGGTCATTGGCCGCGCCCCGGGCGATCAGCGACAGGTCGCTGCGCGGATAGCCTTCGTCGGAAAACGCCGGGCTCAGGGAGCCGCTGACCTGTTCGTCGAGTGATACCTGCGGGCTCAGGGCGGCGTCACCGGCATAGAGTTTCTGCAAGGGGCTGTGCTTGCTGGCAATCGATTGGGCCGAGAAACCGCCCCAGGCCAGCATGCCCATGATCTCCTCCAGGGCCGCCGGTGCCAGGTAGGCCCGGTACTGCCCGGGCGCCAGGGTGCGCAGCGGGCGACCGAGGAACTCCAGTTGCTGGCGGGCCTGATCGAAGCGCTGGGCAAAGGCGTCGCTGTCCCAGGCGTGTCCGGCATAGCTGGCCTTCACCGCTTCGCCGTTGGCGTGGAACAGGCTGAAGTCGAAATTGAAGCTGTTGGCCTGGTGCCAGCCGAAAGCCCCGGCGGAGCTGGCGAAGCCGCGACTGATGGGCCCGGCGGCGTAGATGCCCACCAGATCCAGGCCCGCCGCCGCGCGGCCGATCTGCGCCACCACCTGCTCGCTGCCGGGCAGTGGGTGTTCCTGTACGTGATGGGATTGCCACTGGCTGTGATTGAGCATCAGGTAGGGGTCCACCGGCAGCAGCGCCAGGGTGTCCCGCAGCTGGTGCAAGCCCTCGGCCAGGCGCTGGCGATCGACCTCGGGGTCATTGCTCAGGGTGATGTCCAGGTCGGCGTGACGCCCCTCGTCGATCAGCTTGAAACGCAGGCTGGCCTGTTGCACCTGCCCGGCCTGGCGCACCTTGGCGTGGTTGAAACGGATGAACTCCGAGGCTTCGGCCGAGTAGCTGAGGGTGAACTGCTCCGGCGCCCTGATTGCCTCCTGCAGCCATTGCACCAGGTCCTTGAACTGCTCGGCCTGATTCATCGTCCTGGTCATCAGGCGTCTCCTCCAAATACGTCAATCTTGCTGAACACGCAGGCCGGCGAAGCATGGCCCACGCGAATCACCTGGTTGGGTTCGCCCTTGCCGCAGTTGGGCGTGCCCAGGACCTGGAAGGTGCTGCGATCGCCCACCGCGCTGAGGTTGCGCCAGAACTGCGCGGAAATGCCCCGGTAGTTGGGGTTCTTGACCACGCCCTTGAGTTCGCCGTTCTCGATCAGTTGGCCCCATTCGCAGCCGAACTGGAACTTGTTGCGCGCATCGTCGATGGACCAGGAGCGGTTGGTGGACATCAGGATGCCGTGCTCGATCTGGCCGATCAGGCGTTCCAGAGGCTGGTCGCCGGGTTCGATATTGAGGTTGGCCATGCGATCGATGGGCGCGCGGTTCCAGCTGCTGGCGCGGCTGTTGGCCACGCCGTCGAGGCCGCTGCGGTATTGCGACAGGGCGCTGCCCAGCGGCCGCACCAGCAGGCCTTCGCGGATCAGGAACTGTTTGCTCGCCGCCGTGCCGTCGTCGTCATGGCCATAGCTGGCCAGCTCCTCGGGAATCTGTGGGTCGAAGGTCACGTTGAGCAGCGCCGAGCCGTATTGCAGGCGGCCGAAATCCTCCTGTTTGACGAAGCTGGTGCCGGCGTAGTTGCGCTCGTCGCCGAGAATGCGGTCCAGCTCCAGGGGGTGGCCGATGGATTCGTGGATCTGCAGCATCATCTGGTCCGGCATCAGCAGCAGGTCCCGCTGGCCTGGCGGGGTGTTCGGCGCCAGCAGCAGTTGCAGGGCCTGGTCGGCCACCCGGGGCGCGGCGCCCAGCAGGCCGCAGCGGCTGATCACATCGCCGGCGCCCTGCTGGCCGAAGTTTTCCCGGCCCAGGCTGCGGGTCTGGCTGTCGCTGCCGTCGTAGGCGGTCACGTCCAGGCCCGGGTAGACGAAGCGCTGGGCCTGGCGCAGCTCGGCGCCGGCGCTGTTGAGGTAGATCTGCTCGACCTGGGTCACGCCGATGCCCACTTGCCAGTTCACCAGGCGTTCATCCTTGGGCACCGAGGCCGACTCGTCGCCCAGCAACTGGTAGCAGTCGCTGAGGGAGGGGAAGGGCTGGTCGAGGTTGGGCGAGAAGTAGTCCCCACGCTGGCTGGACACCGGCTGCTCGCGCAGGTCCAGCAGGGCATGGGCGGCAATCACCCGGGCCTGTTGTTCGGCGCGGTCGAGGGCGGCTTGCAGGCCGCGTGGCGACAGGTCGTTGGTGGCGGCGTAGGCTTCCACGCCACGTACCCGCACGGTCAGCATCGCCCCTTCGTCACGGCCCAGGCTCGGTGGTTCGGCAATGTTCTTGCGTACCGACAGGTACTGGTTCGACTCGCGCACATAGCGCAGGGAAAAGAATTCGGCGCCCGTGCGCAAGGCAGCGAAGCGCTGCTTGAGCTGGGGGTGAAAGTCGAACATGGAGGACCTCCTTGTGAGGCGCGCGAGCGGGCTGGCGCGTTTCGCCAGCCAGCGGGCTCCTACAGGTGTAGGTGCTGATGGGCTCTGGGGCGAAGGGGATGTGCAAGTTGCAGAACTGTAGCCGCTGCCCAAGGCTGCGATCAAGGCGGTCGTTTTGCGGGGTGGGGCGGGGAAGTGAGAAAGGGCGCCGACCCTTGCGGTCGGCGCCCGTGTCGCTTACTGCGCGGTCGGGCTGACGTCGCGCAGTGGCTTGCCACGTACCGGAGCGTCGCCGGCTACGTAGTAGTCGGCCTTGCTGCGGGGCAGCGGCTGACGGCCACGGATCTTGTCGGCGATTTTCTCGGCCATCATGATCGTCGGCGCGTTGAGGTTGCCGGTGGTGATGATCGGCATGATCGAGGCATCCACCACGCGCAGGCCCTGCATGCCGTGCACGCGGCCCTGGCCGTCCACTACCGCCATGTCGTCGGTGCCCATCTTGCACGAGCAGGACGGGTGGAACGCAGTCTCGGCGTGCTCGCGGATGAACTTGTCCAGCTGCTCATCGGTTTGCACCTCGATGCCCGGGCTGATCTCGCGACCGCGGAAGGCGTCCAGGGCCGGCTGCTGCATGATTTCCCGGGTCAGGCGGATGCCGTCGCGGAATTCCTGCCAGTCCTGCTCGGTGGCCATGTAGTTGAAGAGGATGCTCGGGTGCTGGCGCGGGTCCTTGGACTTGAGCTGCACGCGGCCACGGCTCGGCGAGCGCATGGAACCCATGTGCGCCTGGAAACCGTGCTCTTTCACACCGTTGCTGCCGTTGTAGTTAATCGCCACCGGCAGGAAGTGGTACTGGATGTTCGGCCATTCGAATTCCGGACGGGTACGGATGAAACCGCCGGCTTCGAACTGGTTGCTGGCGCCGATGCCGGTGCCGTTGAACAGCCACTCGGCACCGATGGCCGGCTGGTTCCACCACAGCAGCGATGGGTACAGCGACACCGGTTGGGTGCAGGCGTACTGCAGGTACAGCTCCAGGTGGTCCTGCAGGTTTTCACCCACGCCCGGCAGGTCGTGAACCACCGGGATGTCCAGGCTTTCCAGCAGGGCGCGGGGGCCGACGCCGGAGCGTTGCAGCAGTTGCGGCGAGGCGATGGCGCCGGAGCTGACGATCACTTCCTTGCGGGCGCGGGCTTCCACGCGCTCTTCGGTGCTGCCTTGCAGGTAGCTCACGCCCACCGCGCGCTTGCCCTCAAAGAGGATCTTGTCGGTCAGGGCGTGGGTGACGATGGTCAGGGTCGAACGCTTCTTGGCGATGTCCAGGTAGCCGCGGGCGGTGCTGGAGCGACGGCCTTTGGGGGTCACGGTACGGTCCATCGGACCGAAGCCTTCCTGCTGGTAGCCGTTCAGGTCTTCGGTGCGCGGGTAACCGGCTTGTACGCCGGCTTCGACCATGGCGTGGAACAGCGGGTTGTTGCCGGCCTTGGGCGTGGTCACGCTGACCGGGCCTTCGCCACCGTGGTAGTCGTTGGGGCCGATATCACGGGTTTCCGCCTTGCGGAAATACGGCAGGCAGTCCAGGTAGGTCCAGTCTTCCAGGCCGGGCAGCTTGGCCCAGCCGTCGTAGTCCATGGCGTTGCCGCGGATGTAGCACATGCCGTTGATCAGCGACGAGCCACCCAGGCCCTTGCCGCGACCGCATTCCATGCGCCGACCGTCCATGTGTGGCTCCGGGTCGGTCTCGTAGGCCCAGTTGTAGCGCCGGCCTTGCAGAGGGAAGGCCAGAGCCGCCGGCATCTGGGTACGGAAGTCGAAACGATAGTCCGGGCCGCCGGCTTCCAGCAGCAGGACAGTGACGCCTTCGTCTTCGGTCAGACGGGTCGCCAGGGTGTTACCGGCCGAACCGGCACCCACAATGATGTAATCGTATTCTTGGGCCATTGGAGCCTCCGTGGAGAGCTGCAAGCCTCAAGCTTCAAGCTGCAGGGAAGGCAGCGAAGCGGGCTTGGCATTGAATGGGGAGCAGGCGGCAAGCCAGGCTGTTGCCTGGGCCTGCCGCTTGTAGCTGGCTGCTGGCAGCTGCTTAGAACACCGAGGCGTAGTCGCCCAGCTCGACCTGCACCGACTTGATGCGGGTGAAGTTGTTCAGCGAGCTGATGCCGTTCTCACGGCCAACACCCGATTGCTTGTAGCCGCCAACCGGCATCTTGGCGTCGGATTCGCCCCAGGCGTTGATCCAGCAGATACCGGCTTCGAGCTGATGAATCACGCGGTGGGCGCGGTTCAGGTCCTTGGTGACGATACCGGCGGCCAGGCCGAAGTCGGTGTCGTTGGCGCGGCGGATCACTTCTTCTTCGGTTTCGTAGGTCAGGATCGCCATCACTGGGCCGAAGATTTCTTCACGGACGATGGTCATGTCGTCGGTGCAGTCGGTGAACACGGTCGGCGCCACGAAGGCACCCTTGGCGAATTCGCCGTCGGTCAGGCGCTCGCCGCCGCACAGTACGCGGGCACCTTCTTCTTTACCCTTGGCGATGTAGCCCAGCACGCTTTCCATGTGCTGGAAGCTGACCAGCGGACCGAAGTTGGTGTTTTCGTCTTCCGGGTTGCCGATGCGGATGCGCGCCACGCGCTCGGCGATCTTGGCTTCGAAAGCGGCCTTCAGGTGGCTCGGTACGAACACTCGGGTGCCGTTGGTGCAGACCTGACCGGAACTGTAGAAGTTGGCCATCATCGCGGTGTCGGCGGCGCGGTCCAGGTCGGCGTCGTCGAAGATGATCAGCGGCGACTTGCCGCCCAGTTCCATGGTCACGTCTTTGAGCGAGGAGCTGGAAGCGCTGGCCATGACCTTCTTGCCGGTGTCGGTGCCGCCGGTGAAGGAGACTTTCTCGATGCGCGGGTGCTCGGTCAGCCAGGTGCCGACTTCACGGCCGCTGCCGGTCAGCACGTTGAACACGCCCGCCGGCAGGCCGGCTTCGGTGTAGATCTCGGCCAGTTTCAGGGTGGTCAGCGAAGTCACTTCGCTGGGCTTGAAGATCATCGCGTTACCGGCGGCCAGGGCCGGCGCGGATTTCCACAGGGCGATCTGGATCGGGTAGTTCCAGGCGCCGATGCCGGCCACCACGCCCAGGGGCTCGCGACGGGTGTAGACGAAGGAGGTGGTGCGCAGCGGGATCTGCTCGCCTTCGATGGCCGGTACCAGGCCTGCGTAGTACTCCAGCACGTCGGCGCCGGTGACGATGTCCACGTACTTGGTTTCGGAGAAGGCCTTGCCGGTGTCCAGGGTTTCCAGGGCGGCCAGTTCGTCATTGCGCTCGCGGAGGATTTCCACGGCGCGACGCAGGATGCGCGAACGCTCCATGGCGGTCATGGCGGCCCAGATCTTCTGGCCTTTTTCGGCGCTGACCACGGCGCGTTCCACGTCATCAAAGGTCGCACGTTGCACTTGTGCGAGAACTTCACCGTTGGCCGGGTTGATGGCATCGAAGGTAGCGTCGCTGCCGGCATCGGTGTAGCCGCCGTCGATGTAGAGTTTTTGCAGTCCGAAACGGGCCATAGTGTCCTCGCAAGTGCATTAAGTAGTGGGCTTGACCACCGGGCGTGTCCCGAAGTTCAGGGCGCGCTGATCAGTGGCGGTTCAGGGGCCGAGCGTCTCTTTTGTGCTCTGGCGCTCCTGCTTAGCCAGTTGTAGATCCATGTATTCGTAAGCGATCCGTATCGCCTGGTCGGTGTCGAATGCATCACCCGACAAGGCACCACGCAGCCACAAACCGTCGATCAAAGCCGCCAGGCCGCGGGCAGCCTTGCGCGCATGGTAGAGCGGCAGGGCACGGCGGAACTGGCAACACAGGTTGGAATACAAGCGGTGGTCGTTGATCCGCTGCAACCTGTGCAAATCGGGCTGGTGCATGCTGGAAGCCCAGAAGGCCAACCAGGTTTTCATTGCCGGGCCGTTCACCTGGCTGGCATCGAAGTTGCCCTCGATGATCACTTTCAGGTGAGCGCGCGGACTGTCGTCCGTCAGGGCCTGGCGGCGTGCTCTGACGCCTTCGTTGAGCATGCTCATGATGTAACCCATCGTCGCTGCGATCAGGCCGTTCTTGTCCCGAAAGTAGTGACTGATGATGCCGTTTGAAACACCGGCCAAACGGGCGATCAGCGCAATGCTGGCGTCCCCCATTCCGACCTGATCGACCGCTTGCAGCGTGGCTTCGATCAATTGCTGGCGGCGTATGGGTTGCATACCGACCTTGGGCATCTGATACCTCTCCTTAGGCCTGTCGGCGGGCGTATGACGCCAGTCGACTTGTGGGCCAGTCTATTTTGTTTTGATTGAACGTTCAATCAACAAAGAATAAGATCTGCGACAAATCGTCGCTGCCTGGGGAGGTTTTCCTACTCGCGGACGGCGGGAAAACGACCTCCGAAATAGCCCAAAACTTACACGTGGCATGGCGTGGACCGGCAAGAGTAAGAACGTGTTGAAGGGGCAGGACGCTCCGGGGAACAGGCGACGAGCTGCAGGTTCGTCACTGACCTTGGATGCGGGTGCGCAACGCGGCTTTTGCGGTTTCGGGCTTTTTCGGGGTGTCTTTATATCACCCGATGATCGGCTGCCAACTAACCGATTGGTCGGGTGCGGTGTTGCCTTGTGTCCTTCTCTCGCACTGCCTGGAGCATCTGTGCAATGAGTTCTGCCTCTCTTATAAAGACCCCACCGGAGAAGGTGCGGGTCAACGGTTGGGTGTTCTACACCTCCACCGCGCTGATCCTGTTGTTGACCGCCATTCTGATCATCGCCCCGCAAGAGGCCGGCAGATTGCTGGGCATTGCCCAGGCCTGGTTGTCCCGCAGCTTCGGCTGGTACTACATGGTGGTGATCGCCGCCTACCTGGTGTTCGTGGTGGGCCTGGCGTTCTCCTCCTACGGCAAGCTCAAGCTGGGGACCAAGCAAGACACCCCGGACTTCAGCTACGGCGCCTGGGCGGGGATGCTGTTCTCCTCCGGCATCGGTATCTCGCTGCTGTACTTCGGTGCTTCCGAGCCCCTGGACCACTACTTCAATCCGCCGGAAGGCGTACCCGGCAGCAACCTGGCGGCACGCCAGGCGTTGCAGCTGACCTTCCTGCACTGGGGCCTGCATGGCTGGGCGATCTATGCCCTGGTGGGTTTGGCGGTGGCGTACTTCGCCTATCGGCATAACCAGCCGCTGGCGCTGCGTTCGGCGTTGTACCCGCTGGTGGGCGAGCGTTGGGTCAAGGGCGCGGCCGGCCACGCGGTGGACGGTTTCGGCATGTTCGTGACCCTGCTGGGCCTGGTGACCAACCTCGGGATTGGTTCGATGCAGGTGTCTTCCGGCCTGGAAAACCTGTTCGGCATGGAGCACAGCAACACCAACCTGCTGATCGTGATCATCGTCATGAGCACGGTGGCCACCATCGCTGCGGTGTCCGGCGTGGAGAACGGCATTCGCCGCCTGTCCAACCTGAACATCGTGCTGTTCAGCGGCCTGTTGATCTTCGTCCTGCTGTTCGGCCCGACCCTGCACCTGCTCAACGGCTTCGTGCAGAACATCGGCGACTACCTCAACGGTGTGGTGCTCAAGACCTTCGACCTCTATGTGTATGAAGGCGACAACGCCAAGTCCGACCGCTGGCTGGGCCTGTGGACCCTGTTCTACTGGGCCTGGTGGATTTCCTGGGCACCTTTCGTGGGCATGTTCATTGCGCGTATTTCCCGCGGTCGCACCGTGCGGGAGCTGGTGGCCGGCGTGCTGCTTATTCCCCTGGGCTTCACCCTGGCCTGGCTGTCGATCTTCGGTAACTCGGCCCTGGACCTGGTGGTCAACCAGGGCGCGGTGGAGCTGGGCAAGACGGCGCTGGAACAGCCGTCCATGGCGATCTACCAACTGCTTGAGCACTACCCGGCATCGAAGATTGTCATCGGTGTCTCGATCTTCGTCGGCTTCGTGCTGTTCCTGACCCCCGCCGACTCCGGCGCGGTGATGATGGCCAACCTGTCCTGCAAGGGCGGCAACGTCGACGAAGACGCCCCGCACTGGCTGCGGATCTTCTGGTCGGTGGTGATCACCCTGGTGACTATCGGTCTGTTGTTCGCCGGCAACTTCGAAGCCATGCAGACCATGGTGGTGCTGGCCGGCCTGCCGTTCTCGGTGGTGCTGATCTTCTTCATGTTCGGCTTGCACAAGGCCATGCGCCAGGACGTGCAGATCGAGCAGGAACAAGCGCAACTGGCCGAGCGCGGCCGTCGCGGCTTCAGCGAACGCCTGAGCCAGCTGGACCTGCAACCGACCCAGTCGGTGGTGCAGCGCTACATGGACAAGCACATCAGCCCGGCCCTGCAGGAAGCCGCCGCGCAACTGCGCAACCTGGGCCATGAGGTGCAGGCCAACCTGGGCAAGTCCAAGAATCTGCTGGGCCTGCGGGTGGAAATGGAAGAGGG
Protein-coding sequences here:
- the betB gene encoding betaine-aldehyde dehydrogenase produces the protein MARFGLQKLYIDGGYTDAGSDATFDAINPANGEVLAQVQRATFDDVERAVVSAEKGQKIWAAMTAMERSRILRRAVEILRERNDELAALETLDTGKAFSETKYVDIVTGADVLEYYAGLVPAIEGEQIPLRTTSFVYTRREPLGVVAGIGAWNYPIQIALWKSAPALAAGNAMIFKPSEVTSLTTLKLAEIYTEAGLPAGVFNVLTGSGREVGTWLTEHPRIEKVSFTGGTDTGKKVMASASSSSLKDVTMELGGKSPLIIFDDADLDRAADTAMMANFYSSGQVCTNGTRVFVPSHLKAAFEAKIAERVARIRIGNPEDENTNFGPLVSFQHMESVLGYIAKGKEEGARVLCGGERLTDGEFAKGAFVAPTVFTDCTDDMTIVREEIFGPVMAILTYETEEEVIRRANDTDFGLAAGIVTKDLNRAHRVIHQLEAGICWINAWGESDAKMPVGGYKQSGVGRENGISSLNNFTRIKSVQVELGDYASVF
- the dbpA gene encoding ATP-dependent RNA helicase DbpA produces the protein MLANLDSLGYAQMTPIQAQSLPVILKGMDLIAQAKTGSGKTAAFGIGLLNPINPRYFGCQALVICPTRELADQVAKEIRRLARAEDNIKVLTLCGGVSFGPQIASLEHGAHIIVGTPGRIQQHLRKGSLVLDGLNTLILDEADRMLDMGFYDAIEDIIEKTPSRRQTLLFSATYPVGIKQLASKFMRDPQTVKAEAFHDDTQIEQRFYEISPEERMSAVTKVLHHFRPASCVAFCFTKQQVQETVDHLTSKGISAVGLHGDLEQRDRDQVLAMFANRSTSVLVATDVAARGLDIDALDMVINVELARDSEIHIHRVGRTGRAGEKGIAVSLVAPSEAHRAQAIEQLQKAPLNWDQIDNLKSQGGAPLQPPMSTLCIAGGRKDKVRPGDILGALTGDAGIPGAQVGKIAIFDFQSYVAVERTVVMQALQRLNNGKIKGRSLRVRVL
- the mdtD gene encoding multidrug transporter subunit MdtD, with amino-acid sequence MPERSPLDATTARWLPWVVAIAFFMQSLDGTILNTALPTMAQDLAEDPLRMQGVIIAYMLTVALLIPASGWIADRFGTKKIFFGAILLFSIGSLLCALSNTLSQLIGARVIQGLGGALMLPVGRLVVLRAYPRSELVRIMGFITIPGLLGPLIGPTMGGWMVQYLTWHWIFLINLPVGAVGCYAVWRFIPDLRGSERTRFDGLGFVLFGAAMVLITIAMEGLGELHLPHLRVMLLLFGGLACLAAYWLRAGHVDNPLFAPSLFKVRTFAVGILGNLFARLGSGALPFLVPLLLQVALGYSPSQAGMSMLPLAAAAMVAKSIARPLIERLGYRIVLTGNTLALGLMLASMGLVSEQTPYPLLLAMLAVLGAINSLQFTAMNTVTLIDLDDAAASSGNSLLSVVAQLSLSLGVACAGALLGGFTAQVGNDGVDTVLGAFQLTFLTVGIMAMLAAAIFLQLSPTDGRRARKVEEQHIEH
- the betI gene encoding transcriptional regulator BetI, encoding MPKVGMQPIRRQQLIEATLQAVDQVGMGDASIALIARLAGVSNGIISHYFRDKNGLIAATMGYIMSMLNEGVRARRQALTDDSPRAHLKVIIEGNFDASQVNGPAMKTWLAFWASSMHQPDLHRLQRINDHRLYSNLCCQFRRALPLYHARKAARGLAALIDGLWLRGALSGDAFDTDQAIRIAYEYMDLQLAKQERQSTKETLGP
- a CDS encoding TldD/PmbA family protein; translation: MTRTMNQAEQFKDLVQWLQEAIRAPEQFTLSYSAEASEFIRFNHAKVRQAGQVQQASLRFKLIDEGRHADLDITLSNDPEVDRQRLAEGLHQLRDTLALLPVDPYLMLNHSQWQSHHVQEHPLPGSEQVVAQIGRAAAGLDLVGIYAAGPISRGFASSAGAFGWHQANSFNFDFSLFHANGEAVKASYAGHAWDSDAFAQRFDQARQQLEFLGRPLRTLAPGQYRAYLAPAALEEIMGMLAWGGFSAQSIASKHSPLQKLYAGDAALSPQVSLDEQVSGSLSPAFSDEGYPRSDLSLIARGAANDRLINSRSAAEYGLSSNGAGNGEYPSALSMAAGQLPRQEILKQLGTGLYISNLWYLNYSDLPAARLTGMTRFATFWVENGEIQAPVSTMRFDDSVYSLLGSQLEALTEQRELLLSASTYGQRQTASMHLPGALISRLTLTL
- a CDS encoding TldD/PmbA family protein — protein: MFDFHPQLKQRFAALRTGAEFFSLRYVRESNQYLSVRKNIAEPPSLGRDEGAMLTVRVRGVEAYAATNDLSPRGLQAALDRAEQQARVIAAHALLDLREQPVSSQRGDYFSPNLDQPFPSLSDCYQLLGDESASVPKDERLVNWQVGIGVTQVEQIYLNSAGAELRQAQRFVYPGLDVTAYDGSDSQTRSLGRENFGQQGAGDVISRCGLLGAAPRVADQALQLLLAPNTPPGQRDLLLMPDQMMLQIHESIGHPLELDRILGDERNYAGTSFVKQEDFGRLQYGSALLNVTFDPQIPEELASYGHDDDGTAASKQFLIREGLLVRPLGSALSQYRSGLDGVANSRASSWNRAPIDRMANLNIEPGDQPLERLIGQIEHGILMSTNRSWSIDDARNKFQFGCEWGQLIENGELKGVVKNPNYRGISAQFWRNLSAVGDRSTFQVLGTPNCGKGEPNQVIRVGHASPACVFSKIDVFGGDA
- a CDS encoding BCCT family transporter, with translation MFYTSTALILLLTAILIIAPQEAGRLLGIAQAWLSRSFGWYYMVVIAAYLVFVVGLAFSSYGKLKLGTKQDTPDFSYGAWAGMLFSSGIGISLLYFGASEPLDHYFNPPEGVPGSNLAARQALQLTFLHWGLHGWAIYALVGLAVAYFAYRHNQPLALRSALYPLVGERWVKGAAGHAVDGFGMFVTLLGLVTNLGIGSMQVSSGLENLFGMEHSNTNLLIVIIVMSTVATIAAVSGVENGIRRLSNLNIVLFSGLLIFVLLFGPTLHLLNGFVQNIGDYLNGVVLKTFDLYVYEGDNAKSDRWLGLWTLFYWAWWISWAPFVGMFIARISRGRTVRELVAGVLLIPLGFTLAWLSIFGNSALDLVVNQGAVELGKTALEQPSMAIYQLLEHYPASKIVIGVSIFVGFVLFLTPADSGAVMMANLSCKGGNVDEDAPHWLRIFWSVVITLVTIGLLFAGNFEAMQTMVVLAGLPFSVVLIFFMFGLHKAMRQDVQIEQEQAQLAERGRRGFSERLSQLDLQPTQSVVQRYMDKHISPALQEAAAQLRNLGHEVQANLGKSKNLLGLRVEMEEGNPFVYEVSLDGYLAAPSESTQPEGADSEVRSRFYRAEVYLHNGSQEYDLMGFTQEQITRDVLDQFESHRQLLGRVYS
- the betA gene encoding choline dehydrogenase translates to MAQEYDYIIVGAGSAGNTLATRLTEDEGVTVLLLEAGGPDYRFDFRTQMPAALAFPLQGRRYNWAYETDPEPHMDGRRMECGRGKGLGGSSLINGMCYIRGNAMDYDGWAKLPGLEDWTYLDCLPYFRKAETRDIGPNDYHGGEGPVSVTTPKAGNNPLFHAMVEAGVQAGYPRTEDLNGYQQEGFGPMDRTVTPKGRRSSTARGYLDIAKKRSTLTIVTHALTDKILFEGKRAVGVSYLQGSTEERVEARARKEVIVSSGAIASPQLLQRSGVGPRALLESLDIPVVHDLPGVGENLQDHLELYLQYACTQPVSLYPSLLWWNQPAIGAEWLFNGTGIGASNQFEAGGFIRTRPEFEWPNIQYHFLPVAINYNGSNGVKEHGFQAHMGSMRSPSRGRVQLKSKDPRQHPSILFNYMATEQDWQEFRDGIRLTREIMQQPALDAFRGREISPGIEVQTDEQLDKFIREHAETAFHPSCSCKMGTDDMAVVDGQGRVHGMQGLRVVDASIMPIITTGNLNAPTIMMAEKIADKIRGRQPLPRSKADYYVAGDAPVRGKPLRDVSPTAQ